In Haematobia irritans isolate KBUSLIRL chromosome 1, ASM5000362v1, whole genome shotgun sequence, a genomic segment contains:
- the Rtca gene encoding RNA 3'-terminal phosphate cyclase, translating to MPTEFLEIDGKYLEGGGQILRNALSFSCILRRPVRIVNIRANRPNPGLSNQHLYGLNLLVQITDAQVNGNFIKSTQVEFNPNKTKPGKYYVDTQTAASISLVLQCALPVLAFAGGQSELELVGGTNVGMAPQVDFMSEVLRPNLEQFGVSFDFDLITRGYYPRGGGRCKVYIPYVKYLKPINLTQFGAAQDIVGWCFVAGRLPPALADSMKMSAEKELSSHRCQLEAYKESPDVARDNGSGVILKATTSTNCTLGASSLGEKKVDAQELGGKAGNDLAQLLSRQICVDPYVQDQLILYMALAKGQSKILTTPLTNHTRTAMYVAEKMCGANFTEEKIDDNRVLLTCNGIGYMSGN from the coding sequence ATGCCCACTGAATTTCTGGAAATCGATGGTAAATACCTAGAGGGTGGTGGTCAAATTTTACGGAATGCTTTAAGTTTCAGTTGTATTCTTCGACGACCGGTGCGAATTGTTAATATTCGAGCAAACCGGCCCAATCCCGGCCTTTCCAATCAGCATCTCTATGGATTGAATCTGCTTGTGCAAATAACCGATGCACAAGTAAATGGAAATTTCATCAAGTCTACACAAGTCGAATTTAATCCGAACAAAACCAAACCGGGTAAATATTATGTAGATACACAAACAGCTGCCAGTATATCGTTGGTCCTGCAATGTGCTTTACCCGTACTGGCTTTTGCTGGAGGCCAATCTGAGTTGGAACTTGTGGGTGGCACCAATGTGGGAATGGCTCCACAAGTGGATTTTATGAGTGAAGTATTACGACCGAATCTGGAACAATTTGGAGTTTCTTTCGATTTTGACCTAATTACAAGAGGATATTATCCACGAGGAGGTGGGCGTTGCAAGGTTTATATACCTTATGTAAAATATCTCAAACCGATTAACTTGACACAATTCGGTGCTGCACAGGATATTGTGGGATGGTGTTTTGTTGCAGGTCGTTTGCCTCCAGCCTTGGCCGATAGTATGAAAATGTCTGCAGAAAAGGAACTGAGTTCACACCGATGTCAATTAGAGGCCTATAAAGAATCGCCAGATGTAGCACGAGACAATGGATCTGGGGTTATTTTAAAAGCAACTACCTCCACCAATTGTACTTTAGGTGCTTCCAGTCTAGGCGAGAAGAAAGTGGATGCCCAGGAGTTAGGAGGTAAAGCTGGCAATGATTTAGCACAGTTATTGTCACGACAAATTTGTGTGGATCCATATGTACAAGATCAATTGATTCTCTATATGGCTTTGGCAAAGGGACAATCAAAAATACTCACAACGCCTTTAACGAATCACACTAGGACCGCAATGTATGTGGCAGAGAAAATGTGCGGAGCTAATTTTACGGAGGAAAAGATTGATGACAATCGTGTTCTATTGACATGTAATGGTATTGGATATATGAGTGGAAATTGA
- the MED27 gene encoding mediator complex subunit 27 — protein sequence MEKLNATLNSVKALRSSVRQCFEQLADGTSSEQTEDSKTKFLVEFQENYSHINQQLREVETLINALQPPLGPYYLGNTTFLAQEITQDRQAMYPQLVSSYKWIDKVHEHSSLAFNNLNLNNLRRSYTYCSQKRRVQYTSCNNPDPEFIDNLFNSDITHTNTTYKVCRPFSSNAVVIATISHVLKAAIICKGVLIEWVTVKGYDEPMEIEDLWTESRYEVFRKVQEHTHSAMLHFFSPTLPELAVKSYMTWLNSYSKLFLEPCKRCGKYVSNGLPPTWRDLRTLEPFHEECKNC from the exons ATGGAAAAGTTAAATGCTACATTAAATTCTGTAAAAGCATTGCGCTCTAGTGTTCGACAATGTTTCGAACAATTGGCCGACGGGACATCATCCGAACAGACGGAGGATAGCAAAACCAAATTTCTTGTGGAATTTCAAGAGAACTACAGCCACATAAATCAACAATTAAG aGAAGTGGAGACCTTAATAAATGCCCTCCAACCACCATTGGGGCCCTACTATTTGGGTAATACTACTTTCTTGGCTCAGGAAATCACGCAGGACCGTCAGGCTATGTATCCCCAACTGGTTAGCAGCTACAAATGGATTGACAAAGTACATGAACATAGTTCACTAGCATTCAATAATCTTAATCTGAATAATTTACGTCGCTCCTACACCTATTGCTCTCAAAAAAGAAGAGTACAATATACATCGTGCAATAATCCGGATCCTGA ATTCATTGATAACCTATTCAATAGCGATATAACACATACAAACACAACCTATAAAGTTTGTCGTCCATTTAGTTCCAATGCTGTGGTAATT GCCACTATAAGTCATGTCCTAAAGGCTGCCATTATTTGCAAAGGCGTACTAATAGAATGGGTAACCGTAAAGGGATACGATGAACCAATGGAAATTGAAGATTTATGGACTGAATCCCGTTATGAGGTCTTTCGTAAAGTTCAAGAACATACACACTCAGCTATGTTGCACTTTTTTTCGCCTACACTGCCAGAGCTAGCTGTTAAAAGTTATATG ACCTGGCTGAACAGTTATAGCAAACTGTTTTTGGAACCGTGCAAAAGATGTGGAAAATATGTATCAAATGGTTTACCACCAACTTGGCGTGATTTGAGAACTTTAGAACCCTTCCATGAGGaatgtaaaaattgttaa
- the LOC142222239 gene encoding gametogenetin-binding protein 2-like, producing the protein MARLTYVYRTEDISYVNVGRRQLPVNAGDDNLMMLMDLNSKGLCIDSPHIRGKELEEFTRKFNLLTADELQTSLEISSKTFVSVLNQCVQCVGCRRRVERLFYQLTLSGHPTLDPLVLKNSCVLSIAEEKMKTPQALGTLLYRHHEILNNLLESKLRNKTRCVLHSLDAFRSKPFSETWREVWSSMKHNCRDELAVIETKELHEVLENYLKKHKFCNGCRTKIEKAYKILVGETTTKEKGYVAALYANIKKCHPDKHIHVFTNKIDFLDALIRRAEPEVNGSYSKLRERHAKTLEIAQEEVLTCVGMIMYERLRRVFVSLREEERACQVLAAVGVHALCRSFDMSVEKKQGISNLELLYQEISRAEKAKEHKREQKKLKKKKKKNEKKNSRVCDRIESNTEEQHGSDDEDLHEHHGVMAGSITSTIEYDDGDDALEVDDDDEEDEETSSAGQKAKEGATVEEDAGVECEENHEDEDANEVNEHHKPHSIMASNKNSLQPNTQQQKKKKQKQKQKKKNVTTTTNNNTTTTNKKKDKPSKMETSLLGNNLAGGKITNQSNNVVSTVAITNPMKCNDCQSPTSECPCESDIKDSGYGSEPLSHGNSRTSSVVSSPEDTSEGSEVSCSDGFCNHERSKKIVGVSDDPHKCHLDDEHHRHNHHHYHNNELQHNHDHYHDDDFEFSFLSDSCKFFQEDHLNTLSLQQMLDDFDGDDEAEENCYIPQEVVLEYQCQREKVQQQRMQLRETLRENFARLCMQQGRSVASSPSSMLTK; encoded by the exons atggcgCGTCTAACCTACGTCTATAGAACGGAGGACATAAGTTATGTGAACGTCGGCCGGAGACAATTGCCCGTCAATGCTGGTGATGATAATCTAATG ATGTTAATGGACCTGAATAGTAAAGGTCTTTGCATTGATAGTCCCCATATCCGTGGTAAAGAACTAGAGGAATTTACACGAAAATTCAACCTTCTAACAGCGGATGAATTACAAACATCATTGGAAATTAGTAGCAAGACATTTGTGTCTGTTTTAAATCAGTGTGTCCAATGTGTGGGTTGTCGACGACGTGTCGAACGTCTCTTCTATCAACTTACCCTTTCCGGACATCCAACGCTCGATCCATTAGTACTGAAAAATTCCTGTGTTTTGAGCATAGCCGAAGAGAAAATGAAAACCCCGCAAGCCTTAGGAACACTTTTGTATCGTCACCATGAAATTCTTAATAATTTGCTGGAGAGTAAGCTACGGAATAAAACAAGGTGTGTACTACATTCACTGGATGCATTCCGTTCGAAGCCATTCTCCGAAACGTGGCGAGAAGTGTGGTCGTCGATGAAACACAATTGCCGCGATGAATTAGCCGTAATTGAGACGAAAGAATTGCACGAAGTGCTGGAAAACTATTTGAAGAAGCATAAATTCTGCAATGGTTGCCGTACAAAG aTCGAAAAAgcttataaaattttagtaggtgAGACGACAACAAAGGAGAAAGGCTATGTCGCCGCACTTTATGCTAATATCAAAAAGTGTCATCCCGACAAGCACATACATGTTTTCACGAATAAAATCGACTTTCTCGACGCTCTTATAAGGCGCGCCGAGCCCGAAGTCAATGGAAG CTATTCAAAACTGCGAGAACGTCATGCGAAAACATTAGAAATTGCCCAAGAAGAAGTGCTCACCTGTGTCGGTATGATTATGTACGAACGTTTGCGGCGTGTTTTTGTTAGTCTGCGTGAAGAAGAACGTGCCTGTCAAGTCCTTGCTGCTGTTGGTGTTCATGCCCTCTGTCGTAGTTTCGATATGTCGGTGGAGAAGAAGCAGGGTATCAGCAATTTGGAACTACTCTATCAAGAAATTAGTCGGGCTGAGAAAGCCAAAGAGCATAAGCGGGAGCAAAAGAAGctaaaaaagaagaagaagaagaatgaGAAGAAAAATTCTCGTGTTTGTGATCGGATCGAATCCAATACGGAGGAACAGCATGGTAGCGACGATGAAGACTTACATGAACATCATGGAGTTATGGCTGGATCGATCACCTCAACTATCGAATACGATGATGGTGACGATGCTCTAGAGGTGGATGATGACGATGAGGAAGACGAGGAGACATCATCTGCTGGTCAGAAAGCAAAAGAAGGGGCGACGGTGGAGGAAGATGCGGGTGTTGAGTGTGAAGAGAATCATGAAGACGAAGATGCGAATGAGGTTAATGAACATCATAAGCCGCATTCCATTATGGCATCCAATAAAAACTCATTGCAGCCTAATACTCAGCAGCAAAAGAAAAAGAagcaaaagcaaaaacaaaagaagaaaaatgtcaCCACCACTACCAACAACAATACTACCACCACCAACAAGAAGAAAGACAAACCTTCGAAAATGGAAACTTCTCTCCTTGGCAATAATTTGGCTGGTGGTAAAATCACCAACCAATCTAACAATGTTgtctccactgttgccattactAATCCCATGAAATGCAACGATTGTCAATCGCCTACATCCGAGTGTCCATGTGAAAGCGATATCAAAGATTCTGGCTATGGCAGTGAACCCTTGTCGCACGGGAACTCACGTACCTCGAGTGTTGTATCATCTCCCGAGGACACATCGGAAGGTTCGGAGGTATCATGTTCCGATGGTTTTTGCAATCATGAAcgtagcaaaaaaattgttggtgTTAGTGACGACCCCCATAAATGCCATTTAGATGATGAACATCATCGTCATAACCATCATCACTATCACAACAACGAATTGCAACACAATCATGATCATTATCATGATGACGATTTTGAATTTAGCTTTCTTTCGGATTCATGTAAATTCTTCCAAGAGGATCACCTGAATACGTTGAGTCTGCAACAAATGTTG GATGATTTCGATGGCGACGATGAAGCTGAAGAGAACTGTTACATTCCCCAAGAAGTGGTCTTAGAGTATCAGTGCCAACGTGAAAAAGTCCAACAACAACGTATGCAGTTGCGCGAAACTTTGCGTGAAAATTTCGCACGTTTATGTATGCAACAGGGACGTTCGGTGGCCTCCTCTCCCTCCTCTATGTTAACTAAATAA